The Roseomonas haemaphysalidis genome segment CCTGATACCCGCCCGCTGACCCCTGCCCTGCTGCTGGGGGTGCTGGGCGTCGTGTTCGGCGACATCGGCACCAGCCCGCTCTACGCGCTGCGCGCCTCGCTGCTGCATTTCTCGGCCGACGGGCTGGAGCGGTGGGAGATCCTGGGCATCCTCAGCCTGATCTTCTGGTCGCTGATCCTGGTGGTGACGGTCAAATACGTGCTGCTGGTGCTGCGCGCCGACAACAAGGGCGAGGGTGGCATCCTGGCGCTGATGGCCCTGGCCCAGCGCGTCGCGCGGTCGGACCGCTCCCGCCGCTTCGTGGTGCTGGCCGGCATCATCGGCGCCGCGCTGTTCTTCGGGGACGGCATCATCACCCCCGCCATCTCCGTGCTGTCGGCGGTGGAAGGGCTGAAGGTCATCTCGCCGGTCTTCGACCGCGCCATCATCCCGCTGTCGCTGGTCATCCTGGTGGCGCTGTTCCTGGTGCAGTACCGCGGCACGCACGGGCTGGGAAAGGTCTTCGGCCCGATCACCGCGGTGTGGTTCGCCAGCCTCGGCATCCTCGGCCTGATCGAGGTGCTCAAGGAGCCGGAGGTGCTGGTGGCGCTCAGCCCGCACCACGCCATCACCTTCTGCGCCACCTACAAGCTGGCGGCCTTTATCGCGCTTGGCTCCGTGGTGCTGGCGGTGACGGGGGCCGAGGCGCTGTATGCCGACATGGGGCATTTCGGCGCGCGCCCGATCCGCTTCGCCTGGCTGTGGTTCGTGCTGCCGTCGCTGACGCTGAACTACCTGGGCCAGGGCGCCCTGCTGCTGTCCGACCCCACGGCGCTGGAAAACCCCTTCTACCTGCTGGCGCCGGAATGGCTGCGGCTGCCGCTGGTGGTGCTGGCCACGGCCGCCACCATCATCGCCAGCCAGGCGATGATCTCGGGCGCCTTCTCGATCGCGCGGCAATGCGTGCAGATGGGCTTCCTGCCGCGCCTCGTGGTGCACCACACCTCCGAGACCGAGGAGGGACAGATCTACATGCCGCAGATCAACTACGCCCTGCTGGTCGGCGTGGTGATCCTGGTGCTGGCCTTCCACAACTCGGACAGCCTGGCCGCGGCCTACGGCATCGCGGTCACCGGCACCTTCATCTGCACCTCGGCGCTGGCCGGCATGGTGCTGCGGCGGCGCTTCGGCTGGTCGCTGCTCAGCGTCGCCGTGGTGATGGTGCCGCTGGCGCTGCTGGATGCCAGCTTCTTCATCGCCAACGTGCTGAAGGTGCCGGATGGCGGCTGGGTGCCGCTGGCGCTGGGCGCCGTGCTGTTCACCATGATGCTGACCTGGCGGCGCGGCCGCGACCTGCTGTTCGACCGCTTCCGGCAGGACAGCCTGCCGCTGAAGTCGTTTATCGCCCGCCTGCCGCAGTCGCGCACCATCCGGGTGCCGGGCATCGCCATCTTCATGACCGGGCAGGCCGACTACCTGCCCAACGCGCTGCTGCACAACCTCAAGCACAACAAGGTGCTGCACGAGCGGGTGCTGTTCGTCACCGTGATCAACGAGGACGAGCCGCAGGCGGCCGAACGCCGCGAGGTCACCGAGATGGCGCCGGGCATCCACCGCGTCATCCTGCACTACGGCTTCCAGGAAAGCCCCAACATCCCCAAGGAACTGGAAGCGCTGCGCGAGCACGGCGTCGATTTCGACCCGATGCAGGCCTCCTACTTCCTGGGCCGCGAAACGCTGGTGGCCGCCGCCGTGCCCAAGCTGTCCCGCTGGCAGCAGGCGATGTTTTCCGTGATGAGCCGCAATGCCGTGCCCGCCACCGAATTCTTCCGCATCCCCAGCGACCGCGTGGTGGAGCTGGGCGTGCGGGTGGCGATCTAGCCGCTTGCGGGTTCTGCTCTGGTACTGGGGGCGGCGGGGCGGCGGCGCGCAGTTCGCCCTCAGCCTCGCCCGCGGCCTGGCGGCGGTGCCCGGCACCGAGGTCGCCCTGTCCATCTCCCGCGAAGGCGACCTGGCGGCCGGGTTCGCTGCCCTTGGCCTGCCCTGCGACGCCGTTCCCACCTATTCCGGCGCGCCCGGCTTCCTGCTCGGCACCGCGCGGGTGCCTGGGCTGGCCCGCCGGCTGGCGCGGCAGGCGCGGGACTTTCGCGCCGATGTCGTGCTGTCCGCCATGCCGCATCTCTGGACGCCGCTGGTGGCCCCTGTTCTGAAGCGGGCCGGCATCGCCTTCGTGCCCGTGCTGCACGACGCGGCACCCCACCCCGGCGACCCGGCATTGCTGTGGCACTGGCGGCTGCGGCGGGAACTGGCCGCCGCGCGCGGTGCCGTGGTGCTGTCCGCCGCCGTGGAGCGGGCGATCCGCGCCGGGGCGCCGGCCCTTCCGCTGTTCCGCCAGCCGCTCGGCGCGCACCTGCCGGGGCCGGTGCCGGTGGGCGTGGAGGCCACCCATGACTTCCTATTCTTCGGCCGGGTGCGGGCCTACAAGGGGCTCGACCTGCTGCGCGACGCCTTCGCGCTGCTGCGCCAGACCCACCCCGCCGCCACCCTGCGCGTGGTGGGGGAAGGGGACATGGAACGCGCCGCCCCCGGCCTTTCCACCTTGCCGGGCGTGACCGTGGAGCCCCGCTGGGTCGCGGATGCCGCCATCCCGCCGCTGGTCGCCACCGCCCGCAGCTTGGTGCTGCCGTATCGCGAAGCCAGCCAGTCCGGCGTGCTGCCCATCGCGCTCGCCTGCGGCGTGCCGGTGGTGGCGACCCCGGTGGGCGGGCTGGCCGAGCAGGTGACGGACAACGAGACCGGGCTGCTGGCCGCCGCCGCGACACCGGAGGCCCTGGCCGCCGCCATGGCGCGGATGCTGGACCCCGCCACCCGGGCGCGGCTGGCGCGCGGCGCGCTGCTGCGCGGGGCGGGGCTGGCGGATTGGCCGGCGCAGGCGGAAATGCTGCTGGGGGGGATCCGGCCCTGGCTGGGACTGGTGCAAAGGTCGGGGGAATGAATTCCCCCGAACCCCCTTCTTCTTTCTGTCTCATGTGCGGTTGCGGCCCTGGCGACCCGGCGCCTCAGGCACGACAGGAGTCCGACGAAAAAAAGATGGGGGTCTGGACGAATTCATTCCCCCGGCCTTTCCTTTCGCCGGAGATGCCGCCCCGATGATCCGCCGCATCTGGACCCTGCTCCCCCGCAAGCTGCGCCGCGAGGCGCTGTTCGGCGGCATGGCGCTGCTGGCCCCGCGCATCGCGCGGCCGGAGCCGGATGGCGAGGGCGTGCTGGCCGTGGCGGGATATTTCACCGCCGCCACCGGGCTTGGCGCCGCCACGCGCCGGCTGGTGGCCGGGCTGCGCGCGGCGGGGCTGCAGCCGGCGGAGGCCGACCTCACCGGGCCATTGCGGCAGCGCGCCGGGCCGGGTGGCGCCGGGCCGCTGCAACCCGTGCCGGAAGGGCCGGGCACGCTGCTGGTGCATGTGAACGGGCCGATGCTGCCCTGGGCGCTGCGGGCGCTGGGCCGCCGCGCCGTGGCGGGCAAGCGCGTGATCGCCGTGTGGAACTGGGAGCTGCCGCTGCTGCCGGCCGACTGGCTCCGCGGCTTCCGCTGCTGCCATGAGATCTGGGTGGGCAGTGAGTTCGTGGCGGCGGCGGTGCGCGCCGCCCCCGGCGCGCCGCCGGTGCGGGTGGTGCCCTATCCCATCCTGCCGGCGCCGGCCCCGGCGGCGATGGGGCGCGACGAGTTCGGCCTGCCGGAGGCTGCCTTCGTGACGCTGGCGCTGTTCGACGCCACCTCGTCGCTCGCGCGCAAGAACCCGCTGGGGGCGATCGCGGCGCATCACGCGGCCTTTGGCGACCGGGCCGACCGGGTGCTGGTGGTCAAGACGCATGCCACGGCCGATGCCGGCCCGGGCTGGGCCGCGGTGATGGCCGCCGCCGCCGCGCGCCCCAACGTGCGGGTGGTGGACGAGCACCTGTCCCGCCCCGCGCTGTGGGCGCTGATGGCGGCGTCCGACTGCCTGCTGTCGCTGCACCGGGCGGAGGGCTACGGCTTCGCGATGGCAGAGGCGATGCTGCTGGGGCGCGCCGTGGTGGCCACCGGCTGGTCCGGCAACGTGGATTTCATGCACGGCCCCGGGGCCCACCCCGTGCCGTTCCGGCTGGTGCCGGCCGAGGACCCGCAGGAGATCTATGACCTGCCCGGCGCCCGCTGGGCGGAGCCGGACGGTGCCGCCGCCGCCGCCCTGCTGGCGCGGCTGGCCGGCCCGCCCCGGGCGCCGCACCCGCCGCCGGTCAGGTTTCCGCTACCGGACTACCCGCGATTGCTGTATCGCCGCCCGCGGAACGCGGTGCCGGCCTCGCCAATGGCCCCGGCCGGTGCCATTGAGTAAGACACGACACCCTGGAAGTTGAGATCCGCTGATATGCCGCGCGCTTTGATTACCGGAATTACCGGACAGGATGGTGCCTATCTGTCGCAGCTGCTGCTGGGGAAGGGCTACGAGGTCTTCGGCCTGCTGCGCCGCTCCGCCTCCTCCGAGGTGATCGACAGCCGCCTGCGCTGGCTCGGCATCGACGGCAAGATCACCATGCTGGACGGCAACCTGACCGACCTGTCCTCGCTGATCCGCGTCATGGAAGAGTGCAAGCCGGACGAGGTCTACAACCTCGGCGCCCAGAGCTTCGTGAAGACCTCCTGGACGCAGCCGCTGCTGACCGGGCAGGTGACCGCCATCGGCGTCGGCAACATGCTGGAAGCGGTCCGCCTGATCGCCCCCAAGGCGCGCTTCTACCAGGCCTCCTCCTCCGAGATGTATGGCCTGATCCAGGAGCCGATCCAGAGCGAGAGCACGCCCTTCTACCCGCGCAGCCCCTACGCGGTGGCCAAGCTCTACGGCCACTGGATGACGGTGAACTACCGCGAGTCCTTCGGACTGCACGCGTCCAGCGGCATCCTGTTCAACCATGAAAGCCCGCTGCGTGGCCTGGAGTTCGTGACCCGCAAGATCACGGACGGCGTGGCGCGCATCAAGCTCGGCCTCGCGTCCGAGCTGCCGCTCGGCAACCTCGACGCCAAGCGCGACTGGGGCCATGCGCGCGACTACGTGCAGGCGATGTGGCTGATGCTGCAGCAGGAAGTGCCCGACGACTACGTGGTCGCCACCAACCGCACCACCACGGTGCGCGAGTTCTGCCGCATCGCCTTCGCGCATGTGGGCCTGGACTACGAGAAGCACGTGACGGTGAACCCCGCCTTCCTGCGCCCGGCCGAGGTGGAGGTGCTGCACGGCAACGCCGCCAAGGCGGAAGCGAAGCTCGGCTGGAAGCCGGAGACGACGCTGGAGCAGATGGTGCAGGAAATGGTCGACGCCGACATCAAGCGCCACCAGGCCCGCATCGCGGCCGCCTGAGCATGGCCTTCGTGCCGCGCCGGATCCTCGTCACCGGGGCATCCGGCTTCGTGGGGCAGCACCTGCTGCGCCAGCTGCGCCGGGACTTCCCCGGCGCGATGCTGGTCGCCGCCGAGCGTGGCACGGATTGCCCCGGCGCCGACCAGGTCCTGCCGATGGACCTGGAGCGGCCCGAGGCGATGGACGCCCTGGTGCGAAACGCCGCGCCCGATGCCATCCTGCACCTGGCGGCCCAGGCCGCGGTGGGGGAGGCCTTCGCCAACCCCGGCCGCACCTGGCGCCTCAACCTGCTGGGCACCCTGGCCCTGGCCGACGCGGCGCTGGCGCATGCCCCCGCCGCGCCCTTTCTCTTCGCCTCCTCGGCCGAGGTGTATGGGCTGACCTTCCGCGACCGCGAGGCGCCGTTGGACGAGGACGCGCCGATGCGCCCCGCCAACCCTTATGCCGCCAGCAAGGCCGCCTGCGACATCGCGTTGGGCGAGATGGCGCTGCGCGGGCTGCGCGTGCTGCGGCTGCGCCCCAGCAACCACGCCGGCGCCGGGCAGGGGGAAGGCTTCGTGGTGTCCGCCTTCGCCCGCCAGGTGGCGTTGATCGAGGCCGGGCGGCAGGAGCCGGTGATGCGCGTGGGCGCGCTGGACCGCTGGCGCGACTTCCTGGATGTCAGCGACGTCTGCGCCGCCTACAGCCTGGTGCTGCGCGAGTCCGACCGGCTGGAGGCGGGCGCGGTGTTCAACATCGCGTCCGGCGAGGCGCAGCGGATCGGCGACGTGCTGCAGGCCCTGCTGGACCGTTCCGGCGCCAGCGTGACAGTGCGGGAAGACGCGGCCCGGCTGCGCCCCACCGACGTGCCCCGCACCGTCGGCAACGCCCGCCGGCTGCGCGACACGCTGGGCTGGGCGCCACGCATCGGCTGGGACGCCACGCTAGATGCCGTGCTGGCCGACTGGCGCCAAAGGGTCGCCGCCGGGGCCTGAGCCCCGGCGCGCCTCAGCGCGTCAGGTCCACCGGCACCGCCGTGACGCTGTTGAAGGGCGAGCCGTCGATGATCTTGGTGCTGGTGATCAGATAAACCAGCACGCGCTTGTCCTGGT includes the following:
- a CDS encoding GDP-mannose 4,6-dehydratase, giving the protein MAFVPRRILVTGASGFVGQHLLRQLRRDFPGAMLVAAERGTDCPGADQVLPMDLERPEAMDALVRNAAPDAILHLAAQAAVGEAFANPGRTWRLNLLGTLALADAALAHAPAAPFLFASSAEVYGLTFRDREAPLDEDAPMRPANPYAASKAACDIALGEMALRGLRVLRLRPSNHAGAGQGEGFVVSAFARQVALIEAGRQEPVMRVGALDRWRDFLDVSDVCAAYSLVLRESDRLEAGAVFNIASGEAQRIGDVLQALLDRSGASVTVREDAARLRPTDVPRTVGNARRLRDTLGWAPRIGWDATLDAVLADWRQRVAAGA
- the gmd gene encoding GDP-mannose 4,6-dehydratase — protein: MPRALITGITGQDGAYLSQLLLGKGYEVFGLLRRSASSEVIDSRLRWLGIDGKITMLDGNLTDLSSLIRVMEECKPDEVYNLGAQSFVKTSWTQPLLTGQVTAIGVGNMLEAVRLIAPKARFYQASSSEMYGLIQEPIQSESTPFYPRSPYAVAKLYGHWMTVNYRESFGLHASSGILFNHESPLRGLEFVTRKITDGVARIKLGLASELPLGNLDAKRDWGHARDYVQAMWLMLQQEVPDDYVVATNRTTTVREFCRIAFAHVGLDYEKHVTVNPAFLRPAEVEVLHGNAAKAEAKLGWKPETTLEQMVQEMVDADIKRHQARIAAA
- a CDS encoding glycosyltransferase family 4 protein — encoded protein: MRVLLWYWGRRGGGAQFALSLARGLAAVPGTEVALSISREGDLAAGFAALGLPCDAVPTYSGAPGFLLGTARVPGLARRLARQARDFRADVVLSAMPHLWTPLVAPVLKRAGIAFVPVLHDAAPHPGDPALLWHWRLRRELAAARGAVVLSAAVERAIRAGAPALPLFRQPLGAHLPGPVPVGVEATHDFLFFGRVRAYKGLDLLRDAFALLRQTHPAATLRVVGEGDMERAAPGLSTLPGVTVEPRWVADAAIPPLVATARSLVLPYREASQSGVLPIALACGVPVVATPVGGLAEQVTDNETGLLAAAATPEALAAAMARMLDPATRARLARGALLRGAGLADWPAQAEMLLGGIRPWLGLVQRSGE
- a CDS encoding potassium transporter Kup; translation: MAVSLQESAPDTRPLTPALLLGVLGVVFGDIGTSPLYALRASLLHFSADGLERWEILGILSLIFWSLILVVTVKYVLLVLRADNKGEGGILALMALAQRVARSDRSRRFVVLAGIIGAALFFGDGIITPAISVLSAVEGLKVISPVFDRAIIPLSLVILVALFLVQYRGTHGLGKVFGPITAVWFASLGILGLIEVLKEPEVLVALSPHHAITFCATYKLAAFIALGSVVLAVTGAEALYADMGHFGARPIRFAWLWFVLPSLTLNYLGQGALLLSDPTALENPFYLLAPEWLRLPLVVLATAATIIASQAMISGAFSIARQCVQMGFLPRLVVHHTSETEEGQIYMPQINYALLVGVVILVLAFHNSDSLAAAYGIAVTGTFICTSALAGMVLRRRFGWSLLSVAVVMVPLALLDASFFIANVLKVPDGGWVPLALGAVLFTMMLTWRRGRDLLFDRFRQDSLPLKSFIARLPQSRTIRVPGIAIFMTGQADYLPNALLHNLKHNKVLHERVLFVTVINEDEPQAAERREVTEMAPGIHRVILHYGFQESPNIPKELEALREHGVDFDPMQASYFLGRETLVAAAVPKLSRWQQAMFSVMSRNAVPATEFFRIPSDRVVELGVRVAI
- a CDS encoding glycosyltransferase, producing the protein MIRRIWTLLPRKLRREALFGGMALLAPRIARPEPDGEGVLAVAGYFTAATGLGAATRRLVAGLRAAGLQPAEADLTGPLRQRAGPGGAGPLQPVPEGPGTLLVHVNGPMLPWALRALGRRAVAGKRVIAVWNWELPLLPADWLRGFRCCHEIWVGSEFVAAAVRAAPGAPPVRVVPYPILPAPAPAAMGRDEFGLPEAAFVTLALFDATSSLARKNPLGAIAAHHAAFGDRADRVLVVKTHATADAGPGWAAVMAAAAARPNVRVVDEHLSRPALWALMAASDCLLSLHRAEGYGFAMAEAMLLGRAVVATGWSGNVDFMHGPGAHPVPFRLVPAEDPQEIYDLPGARWAEPDGAAAAALLARLAGPPRAPHPPPVRFPLPDYPRLLYRRPRNAVPASPMAPAGAIE